cgcacgtgcatgcgcgtgcagggaagtgattttgagactattaataaattgagaggcccaaaacatacctgcaacctacttttcaaacctattcattgcaatctcaaaatgttatagaacaatacttaaatttagacgtcaaaaattacaatgcacgcgcattcaagcgcacgcgattttgataatggacaattgttgacaccatttcatagacattcatatcatagatcctcagggtaaatttgaattcatttcagtttttaattcaatagttatagccattttagtacccgaaaaatgaaagaaaagctatgcacgtgcatacacgcgcacgtgagtatgactgagcatcaatgttgatgtcattcaataggcatttgatagatatacttacagtataaatttcatattgtttcaattatttacaagaaagttatggcgatttgaaaatcgtccaatcagaatttagcacacgtgcatgcacgtgccggatggtaattatgactatacacttttgttaagaatatcaagatacatatacaatacaagtttgaaaagattttgacaaaaaacaaaaaagttagggtcattgaaagaattgaaccttcaaaagacaatacacgtgcgtgagcatgcgcgtttgcaatttttattacatcgatctgtagatatttggcatgtctacctatcctgtaaatatcattaaatttccttaattggcatgaatgttataaacgcttttgtattatccaatcaaattgaagcacacgtgcatacgcgtgcagaattgaaattttgacgatgacaaacagttaagggtcccatgttatacctaccatataaataggaaacgatttcattgaaaaataaaaaagttagactgattccaaagtctgtaaacaaaaaatccaatgcacgtgcatgcacatgcatgcattttcagacaaaatgacattcgttccgcacatctacatatgctatactatcatcctaaaaaggtttcatattgatctcttgagtagtttctgagaacactcgtggacaaaaaagtcccaagaagaaagaaagaaaaataataataataataagaaacagagtaaaaccaatatgttcccaaactttgtttggggaacataataaaagtcaagaaacacaaaactcgaataacatttcacagtgaaatgttatttttatttgagttttgtgtttcttgatttttattattattggatatatatataatttcactttattttatatggatacccacttccgcctaCCTGGGGATTGAATTCACGACCTGCTGAAACAAATCTCCCaacagcatgtaaccagcgctagaccatctaggcaagtctttaaaaaaaaaaattgctttcgatgacgatggaattcttgCCATGTTGTCACACGCTACAcagtcattgagaatggaaatgggatatataaataaatatatatatatatatatagacatattTGCTTCTACTAAAACGGCATTTTTTACtcaaaaaagtttaaatttgaaAGTCTTAAATTTAATCCtgcacttttcatccatatcaaatttctctggtgtatcATACCTCCTTTTAACTGAATCTCTTCTACATCGGTGGGTATAGAAACACGAGTTTTAATAGGAAATATGATCACTGATTATACACTGCACATATATTATAGGACTATTAAACTTATTTTGGAGAGTGTTGGCACGCGTTGGgtttaaaaaattgtaaacttgTGAACTAATTTTTGCTTATAAAGAGTGCTAGTACTGACCAATGTAAGCCAGAGCTAAAgcacatttcatttgttttatgtCGGACTTATTCATTTTCTCGTCAAGTTTATAACCGATCTGAATGCTTCCAATATCAATTACACACAATGTCAATTTTCATCCAACAGCATTTCTTAATGTTCCAATACTACTGCCCGTGTACtttaaatacaaaaaacaaATCAATTAAATCAGAAAGACACGTAAAAGAAGTTATTGGGTGTTGAAAAGTAATTCTAGTGTCTTATGACAGCTGTAAATTCAATACAAGACTCAAACAATTTCTTTTCAACAAAACTTCCAGAATATAAACTGTATTTGGTGTAAAATCAGTTAACATTAAAGTATTCAGGTTTAGAAATATAAGACATTCAGATGTATTTTTctactttttttaatttttctcaaTAGATTTAAAACAATAGATCTTAGCAAATATCTGAGACAATCGTTATAGTTGTACAAGTTTAACTATACATTCATTTTGCAATATGTACAATTAATCCGTTGTACAAACCAACAGTAATACACATTGTAATTGAAACAATGCttataacaataaaaaaaacactaTAAAATTATATCTCTTGTTCGTAAcagataaaaatattctgatatGTCAACAAGCAATATCGCCCGATACGTTTTGGTCAAAATGTCATGGCTATATACGATGTTTCCAGTCAAGGAAGTATTCAATATCTGCCATTGCATTGATATGTTAAAATATTGCATATATGTCACGTGAGATGAGATGCAGCCAATGATATGTATATTATGCAGATTATGTGAAAACATACTGGTCAACATGTTAACGTCACGAGGAGGAATACAGGTTTGGACTAGTTCGTTTAAATCTTCACAATAAGAGCGTCGCCTACATCCGATAAGGACAATCATATTGCAAAAGAAATGGAGAGCACTTTAGTTCAAATGTCCTCAGCACGTCGGCACCGTGTCGATTTCCGTAAGAATGATTTCGTAGTCTTCACTATCGCCGATTTTGTTCATTTCGATGGTAAACGTGGATTCGTGGGAGTAATGCCGCACAATGTTGTCATCCATTTTGACAATGATtctgtaatgaaaaataaaaacttttatttacatttccaatgtttttgcctttgatgtcTCTACAAACTGTAATTGATCAGCATTTCCTCCTAAATGCATGATAATTCTAagcaatgcgcgtatgaatacagatgaacatacatgtacatgtagtccttCGATtctaacggctgggaatttcgATAGAAAGAAAGTGCCATGTAAATATGAGAAACTTCATTTTGTGAAATACACAAATACATGAGCTTACGAAGTGCAACACGTCATACCGTCCTACTTTTCGTAAAGCAACaatgcgcttcatgaagtatgccacCAAGAATCaccgcagttcataccctcgtgcaTTTTggtaaatgaattttatttcttaaggtattcaatgtataacaaagaagtttgaaatattttgaattatttcaatCGAGATAAATGTTTATCATTAGATAATGTTGAAAGTGAAATAGTTCAAATTAATATGACTGGAAAGTTATTAGAAGTCGATCTTTTCAAACGTGAAACGTTATGGAAGAGTTATCCGCccttgatattttattttaaatcaaattttctaaaaaaatatCTGCGGCAAATGATTATCTTATTTCAGATTAAGTTGATACCATGATTTCAAAAATCACACCATCCATTTGCTAGATATGAAACAtgatcattatacattgaatatacCATAtaggcatagggtctatcttttatctcaaaaatgacatcacaatattttgcaagaactcTAAAAACAAATCTGTAATATTAATTATaagttatctatagctgcagcgctttgaaattgaagtcattttgacatGTTAGCtgtttataaaatgtttgtctggaggacaatatattaaactggtaccccgctgattggtggctacacacaaacatttAGAGATgtggtcaacagggtaccagtttaggcaaatgagaacagggaattattttgtaattactatcgtatccaatgtgtttgtaagaactttttgtgattttcgagtaatgatgtttaatttcgccacctttttggaacatgtaaaattttaccaatattttaGACCCTATGTCTTTAATGACGCAATGCTTAGATCACAAAATTTGGCGTACCCTTTTTTTGATCGCTTGTATGTTATCTTCACGTTGCATGTAGGGATTCCATATTTTTCTTCAACCTGGAATATGGAATGCATGATTGTTATATATTCAAATCTTATGCAATACATGCAGGTGTAAATACAACATATGACACAGAACTTACAGCTTGCAAGAACCCGTGCAAGGTCGGTTGTCGCAGCATCAGCGCAGTAAATACGGACTCGTGGCGCTCTCTCACATACAGCAACACTAGAATATAAAGTATTGCGCATAAAATTACAATTAAAAGGCCAATTaaaattgatagattatcatccctgtccgcccctcaaaaaagggGCCCACccgatttcttttattttcgcaaaaattacaatttcaaacaaacttgcttcccaaTGACATGAGTGAttgattaaagtcacagaatgttggttttatatcttctaccaacgattctttgaatgttaacttgattaacactttgtgtgatgccttttgtcattaatttttttctctcgggaaataaaaaaataaataaaatcctccTACCCGCCCAATATGTTTTTGTGAccccggatgataatctactaattaagttgattTGGCGTAACAAAACAACCAATGGCATAAACCATcattttatgtacatatgtattacaAAAGTATCCGATCACCGGCTTAGAAAATAGAACAAGGCAGATATGATGACACAGAAAGACAAGATCGAttgtatgaattttgaaatttaattaaggatgtatgctacaccagagaaatttgatatggatgaaaagtggacgatatgtacaacaatattttgaaattaaaaactttcaaatttactttatttagtcaaaaaatgcagttttagttgaaagcaatctgagaagaatttaaaaaccctgctggattcgaacacgcgatctacagttcagcagtcaacgtgctaacccctactgagctactcagctaggcgagaattttttcaattaatagacaaatattgctgatactcatattttcatccatgttttaaaaggaagtcagccattatgacgatgtagagtacctccttaaatgaAATAGAGTACGAATATCATTTTACTTTAATGTGTCCATTGTATAAAAACATCAGATCTGCGTGTATTAAAAAGTTTCCTGACCCCATGCTTCTATGTTTAAATTGTACAACTGATGTCAATCCAAAATAGAAAACAACTCTGTAATCTgagtaaattttcaaaaaagtgctTTACTCTTGCGATCTAGCCAAACTATCGTCTAATAGATATGTAAACTCGACTTATAACTCTCTTCATGCATGTTCGtcctctaatattcactccacttttcatattgtatacagcattttgtttatattttgaaatatgtattatgctgatAAGCCGTAAGGCTCAAAGAgtcaataaacaataacaatgcAATAGAAAATGACGAAAAACCTTTTTGATAGGAATCGTAGGAATCTAGTCGCTGTTTCTTGAATGGTGGACACATCACATCATCAAAATTATCACCCAGAGAATTCAAACTGAAAGGAAATACAAATATCCAATATCTAAAAGAATCTAAGTTTTGAACTATTTGATAGGGAGAGGTGAAATGTGTTATTAGCAATTTATCTTTCATTaactttaatttaaacaatatcttatCCAATACTGAATGGGAGCCAGCAGCAGGGTAAACCTATGTTGGTCCTTTCAGTTGTTCAAAAAACTCACCTGGAATTTCCATCATCGTCTAACCCGTTCAGCGACAGGCGCGATGGGCTTTTCTGgagaaaaattatgaaaaaaaaatcttaaaagcAAAGATTCACTCTAATCATTTACAATAGCTatcaattattatcattatacatttatacagCGCTTTATTTATCAACACAATTATCATAAAGcacttttttaaaacatgtaaaacaaCTAAAAGaagaatatatacataaaataaagACATGAAATAATATTAAAGTAAGGTTAACATAGTATCTAAGAATAGGCAAACTATATAAGGCGGTTTTGTTTTAATCATCAAAATAAGCGCGTACATGAATACtaaattacaaattaaatgcaagttttaagagatatgcatatatgaatttgatataatatatctcatatatAAATTTAAAGGGAATCTGTTTAAACATACGGATAAAAGCTGTTGATTAGTTTTAAGTTTTCATACTTCTGATCTTTTGTGTCCATCTTCATCCACAGAGGGGGTGTACAGGAAGGGCACGGATTTGGTGTCCTGCATACTGTAAAACTCGGACCGCTCACTCGGAGGGTGATATTGATCCTCATTACGTTTGCGACCTAGTACGAAATCAaaacttttgttattttcatcagaaGCAGTTCAAGGTTAAAAATGTGTTGCGTCCTTGACTCATGgatgaaaaatgttttacataatcaAATCACTGCGCTACATTAACCCAGAAGAGAAGACAAACAAAACATTGAGGCCTTTTATGCCTGTTATTACCGTGATGGTGGCCCTCTGAGGTTTGTCGTGTCTTTAATCTTCTTTCTTCATCTCGGGTTTTCCTTTCAGCACCCTGAAGAGAAATAACAACGCTTACAATGCCCATGGAGTGATATTCCAATTATCAGATAAGTTTATATTACGTTGGCATTGTAATAaaagaaagacatttcattTGCTGTATgtcaaaattgaattttcataaacagattGTTCAGGCGAGTGTTGGATGAAGAGGTCTATGACTTACTTTATCACAAAATACTTTAATTTGGCAGTACCCGCGGTTAACAGGGCTCTCCTTGGGATTCTCGTAAGTATCTATTTGAACATGAAGAGGCAACCCCTGGAAGAAAAAAGGGATCATGCACATTTTGATACGCTCCATCTTGCATAGCACGTGCAAGGATAAGAGAATGCTGAATGAAATTGAAGTATTGTAGGTAACATTAGTTTACCTTGACACCTTTTTGGTTACTGAAGTCAGTGCTGAGGCAATGGACAGCTACATTTACCTGAAGTAGAAATGATGTCAAAGACtactttaaaaacatttattgaatTGAACGCAAAATTAACACAGTTTTCATAAAAGGCGTTTCTGTTCTATTTTTGTTGGATCGGGAAAACTCGTTAAAGTACAATTTAATTCTAATGCTAGTGTGTGACAAAGACCATTTTGACCTATCTATCATTGTGCACTGCGaagatattaaaaatcaaataaaacactTTGTGAGCAAATACGGAAACATTTCCCCCCTGAAATGCACTTGATTCAAGTTTTATGACAAGCCCAATTAAACAGGAGAATTTCCGTGGGTGTAATCCACAGAAAATATTTACGAATCTTTATCCGAGACCGTCACACCATACCCGTCTTTCTGATCTTTAATGGTATTCTGATTGATTACAACTGTCACCGCCCACTTAAAGTATATTATTCCACACCCTGCGCAGACTTACGTCAAAATCTCAATtaaacaaattcaaaatttcttaaatgtttaaGAATCTACTTTTTCAGAAATTGAAGATTGACTGCACAAAAGCTGCATTGAGAGATTAAGATCAGCTGAGCAGTGTGTGAAATTGCCTGTACCTTTATCGGCGAATCTCGGGGGTTCCACCGAAGGGCTACTGCATTATACGCCACTTCTGTGATATTGCAGGCCTGCACGCCTTGGCTGTCCTTTGTATCTGTATGAAACACCAAATTGTCCTATTATGTGGCATAGATCAGGTCTGAATgagaacatttttgaaaagcTATATCAATCACTGAATCGCGGCCTTGAGGAGCAGACGACACTTACCTATGTCAATGACTCTCTGCTTGTGACTATGCTGCCGACTGTGCCAAAACTCCCATGCTTTTTGCTCATCTTCCACAGACTTGTCGTCGCGAAACACTACCATAATTACACTCTGTGAAAAGAACATCATTCTGTAAATTTCGAGATGATCACAATCACTTTTCTTGCCTTTTTCTTTCAAGTTGTTGAATTCAAAGACCAAATTGACCTTTTGAACGCAACAGTTCTATATCTTACCTTAACCATACCACACTGTGGTATTTCGTTTCCGTTGTATTCTATGGTCAACCCATAATACTGGCCTGTGAAAAATGATCAAAAACTCTTTTAGACTTTACCGGGGGAAAAGATTACACAAATTATATGGTGAACCTCTGAAATAAGAGCTTTTTCTGTTTACCTTTGTTGAGATAGGTAACCCTGTCCTCGTCTCGCCTGCAAGCCGAGGAAATGGGGGTCTCTAGAATACACTTGTATTCAGCAGAATCGTCGGGTctgtaacaaaacaaaaacatgtttCATAAATTCCATTTTAAAAGCCTGTTTTGAAAGTAAGCCACCAAATCTACACGGTCTGAAAATGTATACAtcttgagagagagaaaaatctcGTGAAAAGCTTTATAAATCATCATAAATCAGGGGAAATAAAGGAACTGTCATCTGTaatctgttctgaatatctgcGCCTGTAATCGCACACCAGCTAACTAGGGGCTACACTTACAGTTTTGGAATAATGGTGCCAAAGGACGGGATTTTGTCACAAGTTTGCCAGAGTGGCTTCTGGTAGACGGCCGGGGCGGACTTCCGCCTCTTGGATACCTTCTGGCAGGAAGAGGTTGTGACTTCGCCGAAACTTCCGGTGTCTTGGTTGTACATCTAATGTGTAATATAAGTGTTAAATTTCATATGCTTgattttagatatacatgtagtttgacaTGTACATTATAGTATACATATACCATGCATGACGCAAGATAGCGAGACAAAGAAGTAATGGTAACCAATAATTATCGTTCTTGATTAAATATGTCTTATATGTGCTTCATTTTTTGGAAACAGATTTTAGCCATGCAAAACAGAAAGCATTATTAGTATTAGCTAACAAATCAATAATTTACACGTGGCATGCGGTACATTACTCAGAAATGACGGCTTTCACTGCAGGTGAAATAGAGAGCTGCTGGAGCGTGTCCTACTCGGATTGTACAATATAACGGTGAAATCACAAATATGCATCTATTACCAAATTActaaacagaaaaaaatgtatataggCAGTGTATGTAAATTTGACGTCTATTCTGATCACTCATTTCTACACCTCCAGCTGTCAGGATTCGACATTGCAATAATTATGATCATTTGCATAGGTTTcagaatctttaaaaaatgaagcaGTAATGAAGAATGTCATTACATATAAAACACACAAGCACCAGAAGTATTGGCACtactactacccccccccccttctgataTTTTTTGCGGCAATAATTTCTTCGAGATGCGTGGATTTCCTGTCTACttcatcccaatttcgattcaTGTGATGTTTcgccctttttaaaaaaaatcataccgGTAGAAaaccaatctctaaagcttacaaaaagagTTAAACGATTACTTAAAGATAGACAGGAAATCTACATATTTCcgagaaattatcgccgcaaaacaaatataaaaaaaaaaggggggggggtagtaactCAAACGTACATCTGATCTCTGAATTTGAACGTTTATATGGATACAACAAGATACAAACGTAACAAACCTGAAGCAATATCGCATACTCCCCCGCTACCAAGCTCGGCTTAACATAGTCCGATATTAATGAGTATAAAAATTGATTAAAGGAaattcaatatcaataacaGTAAAAGTCTTACTATGCTCATTTGATCTGTAGGGGAAAGACAGGGCTCTTGATAACCACTATCTGGAGACTTCATGGCGTAATTGTCCTTCATACCGACCCCATAGAAACCGTAACTAGGTGACTGCTCCGGATGGTATGGCTGCTGCTGctgctgttgttgttgttgttgttgaagatAACGTTCCATGATTTCATTGTTTTGAGGAGAGTGATTCATTTGGGGAGGGGTAATGGGGTAGATGTAACCATTGTTGTTATAGTTTGATGAATGACACGAAGACACGGGGTATGAATTTTGTCTGATCGTCTGGTGATGGATGCCGTTATTGTGAAGAAGGTCCTGCTCGGATTGCCCTGCTAAAATCTGATTAGGTCTAATATCAACGAGACCAGAGTAGCATTGCTCCGGAGTATGATGCATGGTAATGTCCagagatgaaattgaatttGAGTGAGTGGTGGCCGCACAGGCCATTGGCATGCCAAGAGACATAGCGACAGATTCCTGCAATGTCGTCTGCTCCTCAGAATAACTTCCGGTGGGGGAGTTTGTAGAAACACTAATCGGCTGAAGTTCGCAAGTTTCTAACACTGGGACTCCACCCGGGGAATACCCGTTCGAAGATATAGAATCCGAAGTAGTCACAGGGGATTCGTTCAACAAAACGTCTTGATTACCCTGAACACTTTGATTTTTACGAAGTTTGTCGTGAAGCGCCTTTTTGATTTTGTTGGTAGATTCCTTTTGGTCCTCTAGCTTTTCAGTATTCGTACAACAGTTAAACAACGGGTCGTTATCACAATGTTCAATTTCACAAAAATTCCTGCAATCTTCCGCAATAGGAGAGCCTTTATATAAAGCAGAGTTCTTCCCCGGGGACGTGGATTTATCGTTCTTGATACGTTGATTGGTTATTAACGGAGTTTCGACAGATTCACCGTTCTTCATTGAAGCGGAACAGGGGTCTTCCATGCCACCGATTGGCCCTTTAGATCTTCCTGACGATTTTTTGCCCCTGGATCGGGTTGATTTTGGACGCTGGAATTATAATTGTGGAAATATGTAATAACCGTAAAAAGCAATTACATgcaattatcaaaatattgagtctgctttcaaatttaattagCATAATTTCTATGTACATGTTTTTTAGAACTTTGTATGACACAAAACTTTTCAAATCATAATGATAATGCAATGGGAAATTCTGAGAATAAAgtataaaacatttgaaaaaagttttacaATGTGACCAACTGTGACCATGGATCACATTCCAAGCTTATACGTGTGAACCTTATTGGGGCATgggcacgatttgagctgaaaattgtcaattgttttcctcatttttattgtttacaatgcttaactaaagtgtTTCTAATGATCAACCAAAATTGTTGAGTTACAAATGAGATGCAGCACTTGCAATTCTTTGCTATGTAAACAAGGACCGTGCCATGTTTTTGCTTTcatatagattgcttgatagaaaagagcatgtttaaaacaaaatgagaattGCCAACCAAATGCTAGAGACTATTTAACTGAGTACAAAATTAACTtggtaatttgaaaaaaaaaatctgcttaaAATGAAACCTTTACTGTTGAGTCGGTACtctcaatttttttctcttctcTATTGTACTTATTCGTTTTTCTTTCACTATTTTTATTTGGTTTCATTTTTTGTCTCTTTTGTATGTCATTTAGATCCCATTAACCACCccacatttctattttgttagcctattattcatatcaagaaatcaCACTCCttatataatcattatatttgGGATGACTTATTATCCTTTTACTTCATATCTACATTGTAATTTCTTGTGTGCATAATTATGTGGACTTTGCCTTGTACCTTaaagga
This genomic window from Ostrea edulis chromosome 4, xbOstEdul1.1, whole genome shotgun sequence contains:
- the LOC125669385 gene encoding grainyhead-like protein 1 homolog isoform X4, giving the protein MFWEDIHEIIQRENDNTQAESGGATDCSPKVSGGRTLYDDGPPNDPNGYFRHPLTAAETAISCEASALAYEYSKLPALDASGMKIGETNDYKDIIRANASPENGEVEESENESEFFTIGEKFLSQEIREVDEHPPPVDHVIEEVCKLEHHQVSQNQKRPKSTRSRGKKSSGRSKGPIGGMEDPCSASMKNGESVETPLITNQRIKNDKSTSPGKNSALYKGSPIAEDCRNFCEIEHCDNDPLFNCCTNTEKLEDQKESTNKIKKALHDKLRKNQSVQGNQDVLLNESPVTTSDSISSNGYSPGGVPVLETCELQPISVSTNSPTGSYSEEQTTLQESVAMSLGMPMACAATTHSNSISSLDITMHHTPEQCYSGLVDIRPNQILAGQSEQDLLHNNGIHHQTIRQNSYPVSSCHSSNYNNNGYIYPITPPQMNHSPQNNEIMERYLQQQQQQQQQQQPYHPEQSPSYGFYGVGMKDNYAMKSPDSGYQEPCLSPTDQMSIMYNQDTGSFGEVTTSSCQKVSKRRKSAPAVYQKPLWQTCDKIPSFGTIIPKLPDDSAEYKCILETPISSACRRDEDRVTYLNKGQYYGLTIEYNGNEIPQCGMVKSVIMVVFRDDKSVEDEQKAWEFWHSRQHSHKQRVIDIDTKDSQGVQACNITEVAYNAVALRWNPRDSPIKVNVAVHCLSTDFSNQKGVKGLPLHVQIDTYENPKESPVNRGYCQIKVFCDKGAERKTRDEERRLKTRQTSEGHHHGRKRNEDQYHPPSERSEFYSMQDTKSVPFLYTPSVDEDGHKRSEKSPSRLSLNGLDDDGNSSLNSLGDNFDDVMCPPFKKQRLDSYDSYQKVLLYVRERHESVFTALMLRQPTLHGFLQAVEEKYGIPTCNVKITYKRSKKGIIVKMDDNIVRHYSHESTFTIEMNKIGDSEDYEIILTEIDTVPTC
- the LOC125669385 gene encoding grainyhead-like protein 1 homolog isoform X3, with product MDIMDNATLQEICKTLIWENDNTQAESGGATDCSPKVSGGRTLYDDGPPNDPNGYFRHPLTAAETAISCEASALAYEYSKLPALDASGMKIGETNDYKDIIRANASPENGEVEESENESEFFTIGEKFLSQEIREVDEHPPPVDHVIEEVCKLEHHQVSQNQKRPKSTRSRGKKSSGRSKGPIGGMEDPCSASMKNGESVETPLITNQRIKNDKSTSPGKNSALYKGSPIAEDCRNFCEIEHCDNDPLFNCCTNTEKLEDQKESTNKIKKALHDKLRKNQSVQGNQDVLLNESPVTTSDSISSNGYSPGGVPVLETCELQPISVSTNSPTGSYSEEQTTLQESVAMSLGMPMACAATTHSNSISSLDITMHHTPEQCYSGLVDIRPNQILAGQSEQDLLHNNGIHHQTIRQNSYPVSSCHSSNYNNNGYIYPITPPQMNHSPQNNEIMERYLQQQQQQQQQQQPYHPEQSPSYGFYGVGMKDNYAMKSPDSGYQEPCLSPTDQMSIMYNQDTGSFGEVTTSSCQKVSKRRKSAPAVYQKPLWQTCDKIPSFGTIIPKLPDDSAEYKCILETPISSACRRDEDRVTYLNKGQYYGLTIEYNGNEIPQCGMVKSVIMVVFRDDKSVEDEQKAWEFWHSRQHSHKQRVIDIDTKDSQGVQACNITEVAYNAVALRWNPRDSPIKVNVAVHCLSTDFSNQKGVKGLPLHVQIDTYENPKESPVNRGYCQIKVFCDKGAERKTRDEERRLKTRQTSEGHHHGRKRNEDQYHPPSERSEFYSMQDTKSVPFLYTPSVDEDGHKRSEKSPSRLSLNGLDDDGNSSLNSLGDNFDDVMCPPFKKQRLDSYDSYQKVLLYVRERHESVFTALMLRQPTLHGFLQAVEEKYGIPTCNVKITYKRSKKGIIVKMDDNIVRHYSHESTFTIEMNKIGDSEDYEIILTEIDTVPTC
- the LOC125669385 gene encoding grainyhead-like protein 2 homolog isoform X1, which translates into the protein MKCITTTSLWNLELPIEDIEQLAFESLCFDSFLKEGENDNTQAESGGATDCSPKVSGGRTLYDDGPPNDPNGYFRHPLTAAETAISCEASALAYEYSKLPALDASGMKIGETNDYKDIIRANASPENGEVEESENESEFFTIGEKFLSQEIREVDEHPPPVDHVIEEVCKLEHHQVSQNQKRPKSTRSRGKKSSGRSKGPIGGMEDPCSASMKNGESVETPLITNQRIKNDKSTSPGKNSALYKGSPIAEDCRNFCEIEHCDNDPLFNCCTNTEKLEDQKESTNKIKKALHDKLRKNQSVQGNQDVLLNESPVTTSDSISSNGYSPGGVPVLETCELQPISVSTNSPTGSYSEEQTTLQESVAMSLGMPMACAATTHSNSISSLDITMHHTPEQCYSGLVDIRPNQILAGQSEQDLLHNNGIHHQTIRQNSYPVSSCHSSNYNNNGYIYPITPPQMNHSPQNNEIMERYLQQQQQQQQQQQPYHPEQSPSYGFYGVGMKDNYAMKSPDSGYQEPCLSPTDQMSIMYNQDTGSFGEVTTSSCQKVSKRRKSAPAVYQKPLWQTCDKIPSFGTIIPKLPDDSAEYKCILETPISSACRRDEDRVTYLNKGQYYGLTIEYNGNEIPQCGMVKSVIMVVFRDDKSVEDEQKAWEFWHSRQHSHKQRVIDIDTKDSQGVQACNITEVAYNAVALRWNPRDSPIKVNVAVHCLSTDFSNQKGVKGLPLHVQIDTYENPKESPVNRGYCQIKVFCDKGAERKTRDEERRLKTRQTSEGHHHGRKRNEDQYHPPSERSEFYSMQDTKSVPFLYTPSVDEDGHKRSEKSPSRLSLNGLDDDGNSSLNSLGDNFDDVMCPPFKKQRLDSYDSYQKVLLYVRERHESVFTALMLRQPTLHGFLQAVEEKYGIPTCNVKITYKRSKKGIIVKMDDNIVRHYSHESTFTIEMNKIGDSEDYEIILTEIDTVPTC
- the LOC125669385 gene encoding grainyhead-like protein 1 homolog isoform X2, which encodes MSSDCSSIKETLNDNHSGENDNTQAESGGATDCSPKVSGGRTLYDDGPPNDPNGYFRHPLTAAETAISCEASALAYEYSKLPALDASGMKIGETNDYKDIIRANASPENGEVEESENESEFFTIGEKFLSQEIREVDEHPPPVDHVIEEVCKLEHHQVSQNQKRPKSTRSRGKKSSGRSKGPIGGMEDPCSASMKNGESVETPLITNQRIKNDKSTSPGKNSALYKGSPIAEDCRNFCEIEHCDNDPLFNCCTNTEKLEDQKESTNKIKKALHDKLRKNQSVQGNQDVLLNESPVTTSDSISSNGYSPGGVPVLETCELQPISVSTNSPTGSYSEEQTTLQESVAMSLGMPMACAATTHSNSISSLDITMHHTPEQCYSGLVDIRPNQILAGQSEQDLLHNNGIHHQTIRQNSYPVSSCHSSNYNNNGYIYPITPPQMNHSPQNNEIMERYLQQQQQQQQQQQPYHPEQSPSYGFYGVGMKDNYAMKSPDSGYQEPCLSPTDQMSIMYNQDTGSFGEVTTSSCQKVSKRRKSAPAVYQKPLWQTCDKIPSFGTIIPKLPDDSAEYKCILETPISSACRRDEDRVTYLNKGQYYGLTIEYNGNEIPQCGMVKSVIMVVFRDDKSVEDEQKAWEFWHSRQHSHKQRVIDIDTKDSQGVQACNITEVAYNAVALRWNPRDSPIKVNVAVHCLSTDFSNQKGVKGLPLHVQIDTYENPKESPVNRGYCQIKVFCDKGAERKTRDEERRLKTRQTSEGHHHGRKRNEDQYHPPSERSEFYSMQDTKSVPFLYTPSVDEDGHKRSEKSPSRLSLNGLDDDGNSSLNSLGDNFDDVMCPPFKKQRLDSYDSYQKVLLYVRERHESVFTALMLRQPTLHGFLQAVEEKYGIPTCNVKITYKRSKKGIIVKMDDNIVRHYSHESTFTIEMNKIGDSEDYEIILTEIDTVPTC